A stretch of DNA from Lysinibacillus sp. B2A1:
AACGCTTTCGTGAAACTAATTAATGCTGCTTTTGCATTATTGTAGGTTGCCTTGCCTCCACTTTCCCTACCATAAATAGAAGAAATGTTAATAATATTGCCTCTTCCTTGTTTTTTCATATGTTTAAGGACCAACTTGCTAAGATGTACGATTGAAAAATAATTTAATTCAAATGCTTCATAGAAATTCTCCATGGGCGTTTCTAATATACTAGAGCCATTACTTCCCCCTGCATTATTTATCAATATATCGATATGATCATGATCTAATATGTATTTTTCGATTAGACCTTCACGCTCATAATTATTCGTAATATCAGATTGATAGGTTGTAACATTTTTTAACTGCAGTTTGGCTTCATTCAAATGCTCTATAGAACGGCCAACAATTGAAACACTCGCATTTTCTTCTATAAACCTTTTAGCTATTTCTAGTCCAATACCCTTTGAACCACCAATAATCAATACATTTTTTCTAGCTAGATTCAACTCCATATAATTGCTCACTTTCTTAGGATTATCGTTTATGGTTTACTAATTCAAAGCGGTTATCATTTCTTATACCACTCAACTTTTATCTT
This window harbors:
- a CDS encoding short-chain dehydrogenase codes for the protein MELNLARKNVLIIGGSKGIGLEIAKRFIEENASVSIVGRSIEHLNEAKLQLKNVTTYQSDITNNYEREGLIEKYILDHDHIDILINNAGGSNGSSILETPMENFYEAFELNYFSIVHLSKLVLKHMKKQGRGNIINISSIYGRESGGKATYNNAKAALISFTKALSSEVIKYGIRVNSIAPGSVYHESGVWGRLTRENPYKIEEFVKNDIPAGRFGKPEEIADVVAYLSSEKASWIVGATINVDGGQSKMNF